Proteins found in one Triticum aestivum cultivar Chinese Spring chromosome 4D, IWGSC CS RefSeq v2.1, whole genome shotgun sequence genomic segment:
- the LOC123097738 gene encoding probable leucine-rich repeat receptor-like protein kinase IMK3 → MGVWRSNRCSVGSRGDMLALSLLVLLLHAALPARGQASSSWDGVVIAQADLQGLQAIRQALVDPRGFLRGWNGTGLGACSGEWAGVKCARGKVVALQLPFKALAGALSDKVGQLTALRKLSMHDNALGGQVPAAIGFLRDLRGLYLFNNRFAGAVPPALGGCAFLQTLDLSGNSLSGTIPSSLANATRLYRLDLAHNNLSGAVPASLTSLRFLESLSLNNNNLSGEMPSTIGNLRMLRDLSLSSNLISGSIPDGIGNLSRLQFLDLSDNLLGGTLPASLCNVTSLVEIKLDGNSIGGHIPEAIDGLKNLTNLSLRSNALVGEIPAATGNLSRLSLLDVSENNLTGGIPESLSSLANLNSFNVSYNNLSGPVPMVLSNRFNSSSFVGNLQLCGFNGSDICTSASSPATMASPPLPLSQRPTRRLNRKELIIAVGGICLLFGLLFCCVFIFWRKDKKDSAPSQKGTKGTATKDAGKPGTVAGKGSDAGGDGGGKLVHFDGPLSFTADDLLCATAEILGKSTYGTVYKATMEDGSYVAVKRLREKIAKSSKEFEVEVNALGKLRHPNLLSLRAYYHGPKGEKLLVFDFMTKGNLASFLHARAPDSPPVSWPTRMNIAVGVARGLHHLHTDASMVHGNLTSSNILLDEDNNAKIADCGLPRLMSAAANNNVVAAAGALGYRAPELSKLKKANTKTDIYSLGMIMLELLTGKSPGDTTNGLDLPQWVASVVEEEWTNEVFDLELMKDAATGSETGEELVKTLKLALHCVDPSPVARPEAQQVLRQLEQIRPSIAISATSSFTGEPSNTTATATTITDDTRSTTTE, encoded by the exons ATGGGTGTGTGGAGGAGCAACCGGTGCAGTGTTGGGTCAAGAGGCGACATGCTCGCGCTGTCGCTGCTGGTCCTCCTGCTGCACGCGGCGTTGCCGGCGCGCGGGCAGGCGTCGTCGTCGTGGGACGGCGTGGTGATCGCGCAGGCGGACCTGCAGGGGCTGCAGGCCATCCGGCAGGCGCTGGTCGACCCGCGGGGGTTCCTGCGCGGCTGGAACGGCACGGGCCTCGGCGCCTGCTCCGGGGAGTGGGCCGGCGTCAAGTGCGCGCGCGGCAAGGTCGTCGCGCTGCAGCTGCCCTTCAAGGCCCTCGCCGGCGCGCTCTCCGACAAGGTCGGCCAGCTCACCGCGCTGCGCAAGCTCAGCATGCACGACAACGCGCTCGGCGGCCAGGTGCCGGCCGCCATCGGCTTCCTCCGCGACCTCCGCGGCCTCTACCTCTTCAACAACCGCTTCGCCGGCGCCGTGCCGCCGGCGCTCGGCGGGTGCGCCTTCCTCCAGACGCTCGACCTCAGCGGCAACTCGCTCTCCGGGACCATCCCTTCCTCTCTCGCCAATGCAACCAGGCTCTACAGGCTCGACCTCGCGCACAACAACCTCTCCGGTGCTGTGCCGGCCAGTCTCACCTCTCTCCGTTTCCTCGAGTCCCTTAGCCTCAACAATAACAATCTCAGCGGAGAGATGCCATCCACCATTGGTAATCTCCGGATGCTCCGTGATCTGTCTCTAAGCAGCAATCTGATCAGTGGCAGCATCCCTGATGGGATTGGGAACCTCTCAAGGCTCCAATTTCTGGACCTTTCTGACAATCTGTTAGGTGGTACCCTCCCTGCCTCACTCTGCAACGTTACCTCGTTGGTAGAGATCAAGCTCGATGGCAATAGCATTGGTGGTCACATTCCTGAAGCCATTGACGGGCTCAAGAACCTAACCAATCTGTCCCTGAGGAGTAATGCCCTCGTCGGGGAAATTCCGGCGGCGACCGGGAACCTCTCAAGGCTGTCGTTGCTCGACGTCTCCGAGAACAACCTCACAGGAGGGATTCCAGAGTCCCTGAGCAGCCTTGCCAACCTCAACTCTTTCAACGTGTCTTACAACAACCTCTCAGGCCCTGTGCCTATGGTTCTTTCCAACAGGTTCAATTCCAGCTCCTTCGTAGGAAACCTTCAGCTCTGTGGGTTCAATGGCTCGGACATTTGCACCTCCGCTTCTTCTCCGGCGACCATGGCGTCTCCACCGCTCCCTTTGTCGCAGCGGCCGACCCGGCGGCTCAACAGAAAGGAGCTCATCATTGCAGTCGGAGGCATCTGCTTGCTCTTCGGTCTCCTCTTCTGCTGCGTCTTCATCTTCTGGAGGAAAGATAAGAAGGACAGCGCGCCTTCCCAGAAGGGCACCAAGGGCACGGCAACCAAGGATGCCGGGAAGCCTGGCACGGTCGCTGGCAAGGGAAGTGACGCCGGCGGGGACGGCGGTGGCAAGCTAGTCCACTTCGACGGCCCCCTCTCGTTCACGGCGGATGACCTGCTTTGCGCCACCGCGGAGATCCTGGGGAAGAGCACGTACGGGACGGTGTACAAGGCGACCATGGAGGACGGCAGCTACGTGGCGGTgaagcggctccgggagaagatcgcCAAGAGCAGCAAGGAGTTCGAGGTGGAGGTGAACGCGCTCGGCAAGCTCCGGCACCCCAACCTCCTCTCCCTCAGGGCCTACTACCATGGGCCTAAGGGCGAGAAGCTCCTTGTGTTCGACTtcatgaccaaaggcaacctcgcCTCTTTCCTCCATG CTCGCGCGCCGGACAGCCCACCAGTGAGCTGGCCGACGAGGATGAACATCGCCGTGGGCGTGGCGCGGGGGCTGCACCACCTGCACACCGATGCAAGCATGGTGCACGGCAACCTGACGAGCAGCAACATCCTCCTGGACGAGGACAACAACGCCAAGATCGCCGACTGCGGCCTGCCGCGCCTCATGAGCGCCGCGGCCAACAACAACGTGGTCGCCGCGGCGGGCGCGCTCGGCTACCGCGCGCCCGAGCTCTCCAAGCTGAAGAAGGCCAACACCAAGACCGACATCTACAGCCTGGGCATGATCATGCTCGAGCTCCTCACCGGCAAGTCGCCAGGGGACACGACCAACGGGCTCGACCTGCCGCAGTGGGTGGCCTCCGTCGTCGAGGAGGAGTGGACCAACGAGGTGTTCGACCTTGAGCTCATGAAGGACGCGGCCACGGGCTCGGAGACTGGCGAGGAGCTCGTGAAGACGCTAAAGCTCGCATTGCATTGTGTCGATCCTTCGCCCGTGGCACGGCCCGAGGCGCAGCAGGTACTGCGGCAGCTCGAGCAGATCAGGCCCTCGATCGCGATCTCCGCTACCTCGTCCTTCACCGGCGAGCCAAGCAATACTACTGCGACCGCCACTACCATCACCGATGACACAAGATCCACCACCACAGAGTAG